The proteins below come from a single Miscanthus floridulus cultivar M001 chromosome 1, ASM1932011v1, whole genome shotgun sequence genomic window:
- the LOC136501714 gene encoding probable protein phosphatase 2C 36: MLGPLLRLLSACGGVWPTSPAPGAHAAAASSSSSSSADDSEGRDGLLWWRDLARCHAGDVSVAVAQANQVLEDQCRLDSAPPLGTVVGVFDGHGGPDAARFACDHLVPNLREAFSGPRGVTADAIREAFLATEEGFLALVSSLWEAQPDIATDGTCCLVGVVHNRTLFVANLGDSRAVLGKKVGRAGQITAEQLCSEHNANQEAVRQELKAQHPDDAQIVALKHGVWRVRGLIQVSRSIGDVYLKHAKYNTERIKPKFRLSESFSKPLLSADPSIISRNLEPNDCFIIFASDGLWEHLSNQEAVEIVHNHQHAGSARRLIKAALQEAARKREMRYSDLTKIDKKVRRHFHDDITVIVLFINHDLLLKGAPQGQPLSIRCALDY, encoded by the exons ATGCTGGGCCCGCTCCTCAGGCTCCTCTCGGCGTGCGGCGGGGTCTGGCCCACCTcgccggcccccggcgcccacgccgccgcggcctcctcctcctcctcctcctccgcggaCGACTCTGAGGGCCGCGACGGCCTGCTCTGGTGGCGCGACCTCGCGCGCTGCCACGCCGGCGACGTCTCCGTCGCCGTCGCCCAGGccaaccaggtgctcgaggaccaGTGCCGCCTCGACTCCGCCCCGCCCCTCGGCACCGTCGTCGGCGTCTTCGACGGACACGGcggccccgacgccgcccgcttCGCCTGCGACCACCTCGTCCCCAACCTCCGAG AGGCGTTCTCCGGCCCTCGGGGCGTCACCGCGGACGCCATCAGGGAGGCGTTCCTGGCCACGGAGGAAGGCTTCCTCGCGCTCGTGTCAAGCCTCTGGGAGGCCCAGCCGGACATCGCCACGGACGGGACGTGCTGCCTCGTCGGCGTCGTGCACAACAGGACCCTTTTCGTCGCCAACCTCGGCGACTCCCGGGCTGTTCTCGGGAAGAAGGTGGGCCGCGCCGGGCAGATTACTGCAGAGCAATTATGCAGTGAGCACAATGCCAATCAGGAGGCTGTCAGGCAGGAGCTCAAGGCGCAGCACCCAGATGATGCTCAGATTGTTGCACTCAAGCATGGGGTCTGGAGAGTGAGGGGCCTCATACAG GTGTCTAGATCAATCGGTGATGTATACCTGAAACATGCAAAGTATAACACAGAGCGGATCAAACCCAAGTTCAGGCTTTCTGAATCATTCAGCAAGCCATTATTGAGTGCTGATCCATCTATCATCTCCCGCAATCTTGAACCAAATGACTGTTTCATCATATTCGCGTCAGATGGTTTGTGGGAACACCTGAGCAATCAGGAAGCTGTTGAGATTGTTCACAACCATCAACATGCT GGAAGTGCAAGAAGACTCATAAAAGCTGCTCTACAAGAAGCAGCGCGGAAGCGTGAGATGCGTTACTCGGACCTTACAAAGATCGATAAGAAAGTTCGCAGGCATTTTCATGATGACATTACTGTCATCGTCTTATTTATAAACCATGACCTATTATTGAAAGGTGCTCCGCAAGGACAACCCCTCTCCATCAGATGTGCCCTAGATTATTGA